In Lolium rigidum isolate FL_2022 chromosome 7, APGP_CSIRO_Lrig_0.1, whole genome shotgun sequence, the DNA window AGCTCTGGAACTGGTGCTTGGGGTTTCATTGCTAGAACTGACCAGGGAGAAGCCATTGGGGCTGGAGCCGAAGCATGTGTTGCTGCTGTCGAAGCAACTGCTGATCTGGGTATACTTAAGGTCATCTTTGAATATGATTCAGAAATCCTTGTGAGTGCGCTGAAGTCTACGTGCTATGATTTTTCTAGCATTGGCATTCTGGTCCGAGAAGCAAGATGCACATGCATCGTCACTTTTGATTTTTGTGATTTTGTTCACTGTGGCCTTGCCCATACCATTGCTGATTATGGTTATACGGTGAGCTCTCAGCTCTAGCTGGGTTAATTTTACGCCCACTTTATTTATCAGATTGACTCAACAGTGAATTAGCTGTGCACTGATTAACGGAATCCATTTTTCAGTGTAGAACATAGCTTCTACAGATGATCACTTTATCCTGCTACAAGATGTAAGGGAATTCTACCGCGACTGTCCTGCAGTGCATCAACTGATTGATTATTTCCCCAATAACATAACAGCGGCACCCACTAAAATTATCGGATGAAGCCAAAAATGCGCACACCGCACGAAGAAACAAAATGCGAACATCAGAAAACGGCGCAGCAAAGCGCGCAAGGTCCTTCTAGTTTTCACGATGCCAGAAGAGGAGACGACGTACCACGGGACACCACCTCTAGagatttaatatagtagagataagaagggaaaagataatattgttgttgatgctctatctaggaagaatatgctattaactgaacttgatgttaaaattcctggattagaagtactatgtgatttgtatgctactgatcatgattttgctgaaccatatcgcttgtgtgctattggtaaagcatgggaaaaatatcacatacatgatgggttcttatttagagctaacaaactatgtgttccagaatcgtctgtgcgtttgctcttattgcaggaatcacatgctggaggtttgatgggtaactttgggcgtgagaagacgctactcatgctcgctgatcacttttattagccaaagatgaggcgggatgtggacaggtatgtgaagaggtgcattacttgcaacaagtccaagtccaagctgaagcctcacggtttgtatactcctttaccgacacctactacaccttgggaggatattagtatggattttgtgttgggtttgccgcgtactaaaagaggccatgattctatatttgtggtagtggacagattttctaagaagtcacattttattgcctgccacaagagcgacgatgcgtcgcatattgctaacctatttttcagggagattgtacgactacatggagtcccgaagactattgtttacgatcgtgatgtgaagttcatgagctacttcggaagacactttggggaaagtcggggacaaagctactttttagtactacttgtcatccccaaaccgatggtcaaaccgaggtggtgaatcgaaccttgtcacaagtgttgagatccatgatcaagaagaacctgaaggagtgggaagagtgttttccgcatgtggagtttgcttacaacagggcggtacattctaccacggagctgtgtccttttgaggtggtgtatggtttcaaacccattactccacttgacttgctgcctttgcccatacatgagagagtcaatatggaggtatccaagagggcagattttgtacggaagatacatgtgaagactaaagagttgatagataagataggcaagagcaatgctgcaacgatgaacaagaagtgcaaggagatgttgttcaagcctggtgatatggtctgggtacattttcgcaaggatatgtTCCCAAAGctccggaagtccaagttgcttcctcgtggtgctggtccttacaaagtgcatgccaagatcaatgataatgcatactcgatagatcttccacttgatgagattggtgtcagtaattctttcaatgttgctgatttgacaccatatgacggagaagaccttggagcgtcgaggtcgacgccttttgaagggggagagatgatgaggacatccctaccacactactacctccgtcgttgccaaatgaagatgaagctgctgtgaagctcaagtccaatgaagttcagattggacctattacaagggctcgtgcgaacctacttaaacaacaggtgaacttgttcctaaacgatactttgattgatgagaactttatactgcctaagtcctgttatttatgtatcatcaggtatgaagaggagacaagcatcgcatgaggaggagaggagcagctggacgtgaagatggacgtgaagctggacatggagctggacatgaagatatcccatggacgcgcgagggaggagcgggagcatgcgcgagaggagaagccaaagtccaggccggcccagcacccggttagaccggccgccacgccggcgcgcccggtctctggcccggtccgaccggacggtCCGCCGGATTccacccggcgccaaccgggcgtccTGCTGATGCCAACCGGCAGGATTACTGCGCGACACGTCCCCCGCCCAgtcagcacccggtccctggcccggtttgaaccggccagcccggtcccaggcccggtcgaccggcccccagaccgtccgtgtccgagtctgtctcgaccagatctactatgggtcggttattttcgtactttttcgacctgaggtcatcCCGGACgcatatataagtgcccaggatgcctCCAAAGTTGCTTtataccacgtttaagataaaccctagttcttagttgtttgctctacaaaactattgaattccctacaccatatcgcTTGATTTGGTgtggatctgaaagtcttgtgtgatctgctattccattgggaattagaagattgcaacttaccgcttcgtggtcggcggctacatgcgcaagtgtgtggagttgcgaatatcttgcaaggagagctgttgcattggcgacagggaccaatcgagagatctcgttgcgtcatacaagttatcatccacttcatcatctgtGATTCTCcgtccgtgatcatcatcaccaccgtgcttactgagaagaccgggccaccccttatcaaggaaggtatgatgagcac includes these proteins:
- the LOC124676608 gene encoding uncharacterized protein LOC124676608 — protein: MNFFLLFGFHTSIDIDLCLDTIVQVEAVVIEGDSVLWRRYLELQKHSFYDSSGTGAWGFIARTDQGEAIGAGAEACVAAVEATADLGILKVIFEYDSEILVSALKSTCYDFSSIGILVREARCTCIVTFDFCDFVHCGLAHTIADYGYTNIASTDDHFILLQDVREFYRDCPAVHQLIDYFPNNITAAPTKIIG